The DNA region CGCCGTCGGAGATGTGTGCGACATTCTCCGTTTCGGCGACGATCTGGGCATGGATAGCGGACCGTTCATGTCGCCGGAAATTTACCGGAAGTTATTCAAGCCACGGCATGCCCAACTCTGCGCCGCGGTTCACAAGAAGAGCCGGATGAAGACCTTCTTCCATTCCTGCGGTTCCCTCTATGAACTGATGCCCGACCTGATTGAAGCGGGCTACGATGTGATCAATCCCGTGCAGACTACGTGCCGTGACATGGAGCCCGAAAAGCTCAAACGTGATTTTGGCCGCGACATCTGCTTCTGGGGAGGTGGCTGCGACACCCGAAACGTTCTGAACAGGGCCACGCCTGAGGAAGTGAAGGAGCATGTCAAACGCAGGATTGATATCTTGTCTCCGGGTGGCGGATTTATTTTTAACACGGTGCATAATATTCTACCGGAAGTGCCACCAGCCAATATCGTGGCCATGTATGAGGCGGTGCACGAGTGTGGCGGTTGAACAATCACAAGGATGATCAGATCGGAAAGGGATGTTGTTATGAATAACGAAGAGGGGCGTATTTGTGATGTAATGTTTAAATATCGAGGATAGAAACATGAAAAACACAATAGTGGCGGTTGTGGTGGCGGGGATGGTGGTGGGATCAGCGTTCGGGGCAGGGAGCGTGACCTCGGCGCCGTTCGGCAAGATGCCGGACGGCACGGAAATCTCGGTCTATACCCTTATGAACAGCCATGGCGTCGAGGCGCGGATCATCAACTATGGGGGAATTGTGGTGTCGCTGAAGGTGCCCGACAAGAAGGGAAACCCCGGGGATGTGGTGCTGGGGTACGACAAGCTTGATGATTATATCAAGGCGAGCCCGTATTTCGGCTGCCTCGTGGGGCGTTACGGCAATCGTATCGCCAAGGGGAAATTCACGCTGAACGGTGCGGAGTATAATCTGGCGACGAACAACATCGGCAACCACCTGCATGGCGGAATCAAGGGGTTCGACAAGGTGGTATGGGCGGCAAAGCCCGTCGAGAGCATAGCGGGACCTGCGTTGGAGTTGACGTATACCAGCCGTGATGGCGAGGAGGGGTATCCCGGGACGTTGTCCGTAACGGCACTCTACACGGTGACAGAGAAGAATGAGTTGAAGCTGGAATTCACCGCCATGACCGACAAGCCGACGGTATGCAACCTGACCCATCACTCATACTTCAATTTAGCAGGGAAAGGCGACATCTTGGGACATGCGGTCATGATCAAGTCATCACGCTTCACGCCGGTGGATGAAACCTTCATCCCGACAGGTGAGCTTAGGCCGGTTGAGGGCACCCCGTTTGATTTTCGCAAGGCGACGGCGATCGGAGCTCGGATCACTGTAAAGGATGAGCAGTTGAAGTTCGGGCTCGGTTATGACCACAACTGGGTTATCGACAAACCTGTGGGCAAATTGGCGCTGATGGCGGAGGTGCGCGAGGCCTCTTCCGGACGAATCATGCAGGTGTTGTCCACGGAGCCGGGCCTGCAGTTCTATTCCGGCAATTTCCTAGATGGATCCAATGTCGGCAAGGGCGGGGTGGCTTATCAATACCGGACGGGTTTCTGCATGGAACCCCAGCACTACCCTGATTCACCTAACAAGCCGGACTTTCCGTCGGTAGTGCTAAATCCGGGCCAAGTCTACCACAACACAATTATCTACAGGTTTACAGCAGGAAAACTCTAGTTTGAGATTACACATGACTGAATATAGTGATGGTTCCGAACAAGATTCCTCAGCCCCGATGAGCGCGGATGTACAGAAGTGTTCTCTTTGCGGGAGACCTATCGGCTCCGGAGAGGGCCGGTACAATCTCCCTGAGTGTGTCTGCTGCGTGACCTGCTATCACCGATCCCATGCCCCCTTGACGTAGTGGATGATCGGCGGGAGATCCACCTGCAATCACATGTGGAGGATGTCATGATGCAGAACCGGGTATGCGCCGGGGGACGCTGGGTTTGGAGATAAGATGTTCAACGCGGTACCCCGATACTGCATCCTGACCCGGATGCGGGTCCCGGCGCTTTCGGCAACCAAAGCGAAGTTTACCGCCATGATAGCCTCGACCCGCGGCCGGTCTCGCCGCGGGTTAAGATCCGCGTTCTGCCATTGAAATGAATCCGAGTAGCTTGTTGCCAAAGTGCACACATAGTGATACATTTGCATCATGAAGCCGTACGACTGGAATGATGAAAAGAACGACTGGTTGCGGCAGGAACGTGACGTCACTTTTGAGGATATTGTTTTCCATCTGTCGCAGGGAGTCTTGCTCGACACAATCGAGCATCCCAATCGGCAGCAATACCTTGGGCAGAAGATTTTCATTGTGAACGTGGAGGGGTACGCCTACCTCGTACCATTCGTTGAAGATGACGAGATGATCTTCCTAAAGACCATCATTCCCAGTCGTAAAATGACAAAACAATACTTGGGAGGGGAATAAAATGAAGCTGACACAAGAAGAAAAGGGACTGCTTGATTCCGTCGAGAAAGGGGAATGGAAGCGCATCCCAAACTTTACACGCGAAGCGGTTCGTTACCGCGATGCGGCACGAGCCACGCTCCGGAAGGATAAGCGCGTCAATATTCGGATGGCCGAGCGCGACCTGATCCGTTTTCAGAAGACGGCCGTCCATGAGGGGCTGCCTTACCAAACATTCATTTCCAGCATCCTGCACAAATACATCAATGGCCGCTTGATTGAAAAGGCTGGATGATTTGCAGTATCGTTGTAAGTTGGGAAAGGCCCTGTTGGATGGGTAGGATTTGAATGCCATCCTCCACCCGGGGGAACTCGCCGCCGTAAAGCAGGTAGCATTGCGCGATGGGATAGTCGGCCTTCAAGGCGCGTAATCCCTTTAGGTCACTGCGGGAATAGCGATTGGAGCGTTTGATTTCGAAAGCCAAAAGCCCTCGGGGACCGTACAGCACGAAGTCAACTTCGGTGCCGTCGCTGGTGCGCCAGTAGAATAGTTCATACTCCAGTCCCAGCGCATCGTTGACGGCGCGAAGTATCTGGAGGCAGAGGGTTTCAAGACTGGCGCCTTCGGCTTCTTCCGGGCTGTCCAATGGCCCCATGGGACGTATGGCTCGATAGACTCCGGCATCAAAGAGGTAGAATTTTGGATGTGCGACCAGGCGGCGATGCGCCCGTTTCGTGAATACTGGTAGGCGCAAGCCGACCATCAGATCTTCAAGAATTCCGAAGTAGCTCTCAACCACCTTGCGGTCAAGCGCTGACTCGCGCGCAATCTCCGCGATGTTGATCGGTGATCCCTGCGAGAAACTGGCTGTTTCTAAAAAGCGGGCGAAATTGCCAAGATTGCGCGTCAGCCCCTCTTGTTGAACTTCTTCACGCAGGTAGGTTTGTACATAGGACTTGAGGTATTCATGAGGATCGGTGTGATGTGCGATGGAGGGGAGCATGCCGAAGCGCAGGGCGCGGTCCAAGTTGAAATCAGCGCCCATTTCTTCCGCGACGAGAGGATGCATATGGAAGGTCAGGGCGCGACCCGCCAATAGATTCACCCCTTTACGGCGTAGACTTCTGGCGCTGGATCCCGTTAATGCGAATCGGAGTCCGCGACTCTCGATTAGGCGGTGTACCTCGTTGAGTAAAGCGGGGGCGCGCTGAACTTCATCTAAGATTACCCAGCCGGTCGGATTGGTTCCCACCAGTGTTTCGAGTCGATCGGGGCGTGCTAGCAATTCAGCGTAAAGGCGACTGTCGAGAAGGTCGATATAGACGCTGTTAACCTCCTTGAAATGCTCGCGCAACCAGGTCGTCTTGCCAGTCCCACGCGGGCCAAACAGGAAAAAACTTTTGCCTAATTCAATCGGACGTTTCAGTAATCTGGTGTACATGTGGGCATAATTGCAGATATATTATTGCTACGCAATGGTAATATTTATTAAACTCGATGATGCTTGTAGCCTATCGGTGTCGCGGATCAGGGTGTGTAGTTTGAGGACGATGGTGATAGGCAAGTTGTTATCCGTGCATCATGTAGTTCGTGCACATAACTAACAATGCGTTATGCGCAATTAAGCACGCGTCGCCTCGATACTGTAAGATCAGCGGGTGCGGCTACGATTCTCTATCCGTAACCTCTGGCTCTGGGGCCGTCTCTGCGACCACCGGCACTACCGATGGATTCTCCTCTGGCTCGGCAGTCTCGGGGGAAGCCAGGGTAGGAGCTTCTTGTGGCCCAGGCTGATCAGGTCAGTGATGTGATCAGCCGCCGGTCCTTACCTTGACACCTCCCAAAGCCTGAAGGGCGCATAGGGCATTTTGGCGAACATGGGCTTTCCCGAAATAATCAGGTTTTTGAAATGGTTCTGTTTTGGGGTGGTTATAATCCCTGAAATGGTATGAGATGGTGTGTCGGACTATGAAGTCATAAAAGCCCGACTATATGCGTTATAGTCAATGTTTACAGGGCTTTTCCAGTCTGGCGACTGGTAGAAGTGCAGGGATTCGAACCCTGGACCCGCTGATTAAGAGTCAGCTGCTCTACCAACTGAGCTACACTTCCGCGATGCCCGGTCCGCAAATGGGACCGGTGCAAAAAAATGGAGCGAGCGAAGGGATTCGAACCCTCGACAATCACCTTGGCAAGGTGACACTCTACCAACTGAGTTACGCTCGCGTAAGAAAACGTGGGGGAATCTACCAGTTCCCTGAATTGATTCAACTCTTTTTTATCGTCACCCGAAAAGAGGCTTCTCGGTCTTGGGCTCGGTCCGCCTTTTTATCAGGTCGATGGTGGCCCGGGTGACCACGTCGAGTTCGACTTTCCCGGTGTTCCACACCATGTCGTAAAGTAGGGGATCATCGATGTCGCGGTTAAAAAACAGTTTGATCAGCTTCTTGCGATCCCGGTCCTGATTGTGGACGGCTTCGCGGGCCTCTTCTTTGTTGATCTTGAAGCGCTTCATCATCCAGACCACGCGATGGGCCTCCGGCGCAACCAACCGGATGTGAATCCCCTGGGGCAGATCCGCCGTGATGAGTGAGCCACCACGCCCGACGATAATCACTTTGCCAATCAGCGCCAGCATGCGCACCACCCGGAAGGTGGTCGTGTGGAGCGTGTGTTGCTCGGACCGCCCGGAGTAAAGGCTCTCGACAAAATCATTGAATTGGGATCGATATTTTTCGCCCAGCAGGACTTCCATGTCTTTTTGCAGGAGGGGATCCCGGGCGACCAGTTCGCAGAGTTCCCGGTCAAACACATGCCACCCCTCAAAAAGCGGGTTGGCGCGGTGTTTCAGGAATTCGGTGAGAATCACGTAGGATAACAAATGTCCGCCGGCTCCGGATTGGCGGGACACCGTAACAAAGGGAAATCCGTACTCAGGGAAATCATCAAAATCGCGTTTTTCGCTCAGGAATTTCTGGATCATCTGCAAGTGTTTCATGATCTTATCTCCTCATTACTGTTAGTATTGGCCGAGGGTGGCGGTCCGTCAATTTAAAAAGAGCTTGAACTCCACTTGCCTTCAGGTTTGGCGCCATGTATTCTCCCGCCATGCTTCAGTCGCTACGAGTGAGAAATCTGGCTCTGGTTGAGGACATTACCGTTGAATTCAAACCGGGTTTGAATGTCATTACCGGTGAAACCGGGGCGGGTAAGTCGGTGATTATCGGCGCCTTGGGCCTGTTGCTCGGGGAACGGGCCGACAAAAGCCTGATCAGGGCCGGCGCGGATCAATGTCTGGCGGAGTCCGTCTTCCAACTGGGTGACTCCCGGGAGGTGGATGCCATCCTGGATGAGGTGGGACTTCCGCCCTGCGAGGGGGGGCAGTTGTTTATCCGCCGCACGCTGCTGGCCACGGGGACCGGCAAGAATTTCATCAACGACAGTTCCACCACCAGTCAGGTGCTGAAACGGCTGGGTGAGCATCTGGTGGATATGCATGGCCCGTATGACCATCAGTCGTTGCTCAACACCGATTTCCAGCTGGATATTCTGGATGCCTTTGGCCACTTGCGGGCGGCCCGTACCCTGTATGAAACCGCTTATGCCGCCTATCGCGATGCGCAAGTCCAGCGCAAGGAATTAGCGGGAGCCAGTGAGCAGGACGTCGCCCAGCAGATTGAGCTGCTGGCTTTTCAGGTGAAGGAAATTGAGGAACTGGCCCCGGTGGTGGGCGAGGATGACGCGATTGCCCAGGAACAGGTGCAGGTGGCTAATGCCCAGCGGATTCTTGAACTGGCAGGCGGGATTCAAAGCGCGTTGATGGAGGGTGACTCC from bacterium includes:
- a CDS encoding aldose epimerase family protein, which encodes MKNTIVAVVVAGMVVGSAFGAGSVTSAPFGKMPDGTEISVYTLMNSHGVEARIINYGGIVVSLKVPDKKGNPGDVVLGYDKLDDYIKASPYFGCLVGRYGNRIAKGKFTLNGAEYNLATNNIGNHLHGGIKGFDKVVWAAKPVESIAGPALELTYTSRDGEEGYPGTLSVTALYTVTEKNELKLEFTAMTDKPTVCNLTHHSYFNLAGKGDILGHAVMIKSSRFTPVDETFIPTGELRPVEGTPFDFRKATAIGARITVKDEQLKFGLGYDHNWVIDKPVGKLALMAEVREASSGRIMQVLSTEPGLQFYSGNFLDGSNVGKGGVAYQYRTGFCMEPQHYPDSPNKPDFPSVVLNPGQVYHNTIIYRFTAGKL
- a CDS encoding toxin; this encodes MKPYDWNDEKNDWLRQERDVTFEDIVFHLSQGVLLDTIEHPNRQQYLGQKIFIVNVEGYAYLVPFVEDDEMIFLKTIIPSRKMTKQYLGGE
- a CDS encoding antitoxin, yielding MKLTQEEKGLLDSVEKGEWKRIPNFTREAVRYRDAARATLRKDKRVNIRMAERDLIRFQKTAVHEGLPYQTFISSILHKYINGRLIEKAG
- a CDS encoding AAA family ATPase encodes the protein MYTRLLKRPIELGKSFFLFGPRGTGKTTWLREHFKEVNSVYIDLLDSRLYAELLARPDRLETLVGTNPTGWVILDEVQRAPALLNEVHRLIESRGLRFALTGSSARSLRRKGVNLLAGRALTFHMHPLVAEEMGADFNLDRALRFGMLPSIAHHTDPHEYLKSYVQTYLREEVQQEGLTRNLGNFARFLETASFSQGSPINIAEIARESALDRKVVESYFGILEDLMVGLRLPVFTKRAHRRLVAHPKFYLFDAGVYRAIRPMGPLDSPEEAEGASLETLCLQILRAVNDALGLEYELFYWRTSDGTEVDFVLYGPRGLLAFEIKRSNRYSRSDLKGLRALKADYPIAQCYLLYGGEFPRVEDGIQILPIQQGLSQLTTILQIIQPFQSSGH
- a CDS encoding cytidylate kinase-like family protein, translating into MKHLQMIQKFLSEKRDFDDFPEYGFPFVTVSRQSGAGGHLLSYVILTEFLKHRANPLFEGWHVFDRELCELVARDPLLQKDMEVLLGEKYRSQFNDFVESLYSGRSEQHTLHTTTFRVVRMLALIGKVIIVGRGGSLITADLPQGIHIRLVAPEAHRVVWMMKRFKINKEEAREAVHNQDRDRKKLIKLFFNRDIDDPLLYDMVWNTGKVELDVVTRATIDLIKRRTEPKTEKPLFG